One Trichosurus vulpecula isolate mTriVul1 chromosome 7, mTriVul1.pri, whole genome shotgun sequence genomic region harbors:
- the LRRC3 gene encoding leucine-rich repeat-containing protein 3: MEAKLRRDCLTLGEHGCHADPKESLCTVIRMLQMVAELQALAAVPSRGVLYLFLLLLYLPLGTSCPPNCQCSDGSGLMTVHCSSKNLKEIPRDIPKDTVFLKLDANQLTQIPSHAFSGLTLLQELDLSQNTIEKLDAAAFQGLSSGLRLLDLSHNHLRSLPKEALGRLKAKIRLSHNPWHCECTLQEVLWELKLDPMSVNEMACQTSVREEAVGKPLVQVLDSGANFCSSRHKTTDIAMFITMFGWFAMVITYIIHYVRQNQEDARKHLEYLKNMSPGTLAIGSAASTALEL, encoded by the coding sequence ATGGAAGCCAAGCTAAGAAGAGATTGCTTGACTCTGGGAGAACACGGCTGTCATGCTGACCCTAAAGAGTCCCTGTGCACAGTGATCAGAATGCTTCAGATGGTAGCAGAACTTCAGGCTTTGGCAGCGGTGCCCTCCAGGGGGGTTCTctacctctttctcctcctgctcTACCTCCCCCTGGGCACCTCCTGCCCCCCAAATTGCCAGTGCTCAGATGGCAGTGGTCTGATGACTGTCCACTGTAGTTCAAAGAACCTCAAAGAAATCCCCAGGGACATACCCAAGGACACTGTATTCTTGAAGCTTGATGCCAACCAGCTCACCCAGATCCCAAGCCATGCATTCTCAGGCTTGACCCTCCTGCAGGAATTAGACCTATCCCAGAACACAATTGAGAAGCTGGATGCTGCGGCTTTTCAGGGTCTGTCAAGCGGCCTCAGGCTGCTGGACCTCTCCCACAATCATCTTCGGAGCCTTCCCAAGGAGGCACTGGGCAGGTTGAAAGCCAAGATTCGCTTGTCACATAACCCTTGGCATTGCGAATGCACCTTGCAGGAGGTCCTTTGGGAGCTGAAACTGGACCCTATGTCAGTTAATGAGATGGCCTGTCAGACATCTGTGCGGGAAGAAGCTGTAGGGAAGCCGCTGGTGCAAGTTCTTGACTCGGGAGCCAATTTCTGCAGCTCCCGCCACAAGACCACAGACATTGCCATGTTCATTACCATGTTTGGCTGGTTTGCCATGGTTATCACCTACATCATACACTACGTGCGGCAGAACCAGGAAGATGCCAGGAAGCACCTGGAGTACCTGAAGAACATGTCTCCTGGCACCCTGGCCATTGGCAGTGCTGCCAGCACAGCCCTGGAACTGTAG